Proteins from one Clupea harengus chromosome 17, Ch_v2.0.2, whole genome shotgun sequence genomic window:
- the map3k8 gene encoding mitogen-activated protein kinase kinase kinase 8 isoform X2, with amino-acid sequence MEFPDEHKNAVINLVLNHWDMSGVLELLDNFYPAEEEEAGSSEETENSSAGTHTLDMFVQATCPSGQGGVQYGSATDLLAFIKRISGTAHGTQANSNIHLNQDTGVLLSKHDMILQNGHYRIDSEVSLFPWKRIYRNADSAHIPKGAFGRVHLALDCVTRKRMACKLIPLEHFRYSDVEIQARFGHENVAELFGAILREGTLYVFMEAGEGGSVLEKLDSCGPMREAEVIWVSRQVLQALEYLHSKGVIHHDIKPSNIVLTSAKAVLVDFGLSVQMSEDSQVYNPKDLRGTEMYMSPELVLCGGHNTKTDIYSLGSTMIHMLTGSAPWVRRFPRTAYPSYLYIIHKLAPPLEEIPESCSTPLRSVLHSALHRNPARRGSASALLQHHALNPTTNQTRYTSLDSALGEGTRPFLSQFSNTSDTTQGE; translated from the exons ATGGAGTTTCCGGATGAGCATAAGAACGCCGTGATAAATCTTGTGCTGAACCACTGGGACATGTCTGGAGTTCTTGAGCTGCTTGATAACTTTTACCCagccgaggaagaggaggcagggtcaagtgaggagacagagaacagttcagcaggaacacacacgctGGACATGTTTGTACAGGCAACATGTCCATCTGGCCAGGGAGGTGTGCAGTATGGAAGTGCGACTGATTTGCTGGCCTTTATCAAACGGATCTCAGGCACCGCACATGGGACTCAGGCAAACTCTAACATACACCTGAACCAAGACACAGGTGTACTACTTAGCAAG CACGACATGATCCTTCAAAACGGGCACTATCGCATCGACTCTGAAGTGTCgctgtttccatggaaacgCATCTACAGAAATGCTGATTCTGCACACATCCCCAAAGGTGCCTTTGGAAGAGTTCACTTGGCACTGGACTGCGTCACACGCAAGCGCATGGCCTGCAAGCTG aTCCCACTCGAGCACTTCAGATACTCTGATGTGGAGATCCAGGCCCGCTTTGGCCATGAGAACGTGGCTGAGCTGTTTGGGGCCATTTTGAGGGAGGGCACCCTGTACGTGTTCATGGAGGCtggggaggggggctcggtCCTGGAGAAGCTGGACAGCTGTGGCCCCATGCGGGAGGCTGAGGTCATCTGGGTTAGCAGGCAGGTGCTCCAAGCCCTCGAGTACTTGCACAGCAAAGGGGTCATCCACCACGACATCAAAC cgAGTAACATAGTGCTGACGTCAGCTAAAGCAGTACTGGTTGACTTTGGGCTGAGTGTGCAGATGAGTGAGGATTCCCAAGTGTACAATCCCAAGGATCTGCGAGGCACTGAG atgtacATGAGTCCAGAGCTGGTTCTGTGTGGAGGCCACAACACAAAGACTGATATCTACAGTCTGGGCTCCACAATGATCCACATGCTGACAGGCAGTGCTCCATGGGTCAGGAGGTTCCCCCGCACCGCCTACCCATCCTACCTTTATATT attCATAAACTGGCCCCCCCTCTGGAGGAGATTCCTGAGTCCTGTAGCACCCCCTTGAGGTCAGTCCTGCACAGCGCGCTACACAGGAACCCTGCCCGCAGAGGATCCGCTTCCGCGCTGCTGCAGCACCACGCCCTGAATCCCACAACCAATCAGACACGCTACACCAGCCTAGACTCTGCCTTGGGGGAGGGGACTCGCCCATTTCTCTCACAATTCAGCAATACTTCAGACACCACACAGGGTGAATAA
- the map3k8 gene encoding mitogen-activated protein kinase kinase kinase 8 isoform X1, whose amino-acid sequence MEFPDEHKNAVINLVLNHWDMSGVLELLDNFYPAEEEEAGSSEETENSSAGTHTLDMFVQATCPSGQGGVQYGSATDLLAFIKRISGTAHGTQANSNIHLNQDTGVLLSKHDMILQNGHYRIDSEVSLFPWKRIYRNADSAHIPKGAFGRVHLALDCVTRKRMACKLIPLEHFRYSDVEIQARFGHENVAELFGAILREGTLYVFMEAGEGGSVLEKLDSCGPMREAEVIWVSRQVLQALEYLHSKGVIHHDIKPSNIVLTSAKAVLVDFGLSVQMSEDSQVYNPKDLRGTEMYMSPELVLCGGHNTKTDIYSLGSTMIHMLTGSAPWVRRFPRTAYPSYLYIIHKLAPPLEEIPESCSTPLRSVLHSALHRNPARRGSASALLQHHALNPTTNQTRYTSLDSALGEGTRPFLSQFSNTSDTTQDSSLSSEDSSPGKKGGSLYLDLGALAGYYHLVRPPPSAEYN is encoded by the exons ATGGAGTTTCCGGATGAGCATAAGAACGCCGTGATAAATCTTGTGCTGAACCACTGGGACATGTCTGGAGTTCTTGAGCTGCTTGATAACTTTTACCCagccgaggaagaggaggcagggtcaagtgaggagacagagaacagttcagcaggaacacacacgctGGACATGTTTGTACAGGCAACATGTCCATCTGGCCAGGGAGGTGTGCAGTATGGAAGTGCGACTGATTTGCTGGCCTTTATCAAACGGATCTCAGGCACCGCACATGGGACTCAGGCAAACTCTAACATACACCTGAACCAAGACACAGGTGTACTACTTAGCAAG CACGACATGATCCTTCAAAACGGGCACTATCGCATCGACTCTGAAGTGTCgctgtttccatggaaacgCATCTACAGAAATGCTGATTCTGCACACATCCCCAAAGGTGCCTTTGGAAGAGTTCACTTGGCACTGGACTGCGTCACACGCAAGCGCATGGCCTGCAAGCTG aTCCCACTCGAGCACTTCAGATACTCTGATGTGGAGATCCAGGCCCGCTTTGGCCATGAGAACGTGGCTGAGCTGTTTGGGGCCATTTTGAGGGAGGGCACCCTGTACGTGTTCATGGAGGCtggggaggggggctcggtCCTGGAGAAGCTGGACAGCTGTGGCCCCATGCGGGAGGCTGAGGTCATCTGGGTTAGCAGGCAGGTGCTCCAAGCCCTCGAGTACTTGCACAGCAAAGGGGTCATCCACCACGACATCAAAC cgAGTAACATAGTGCTGACGTCAGCTAAAGCAGTACTGGTTGACTTTGGGCTGAGTGTGCAGATGAGTGAGGATTCCCAAGTGTACAATCCCAAGGATCTGCGAGGCACTGAG atgtacATGAGTCCAGAGCTGGTTCTGTGTGGAGGCCACAACACAAAGACTGATATCTACAGTCTGGGCTCCACAATGATCCACATGCTGACAGGCAGTGCTCCATGGGTCAGGAGGTTCCCCCGCACCGCCTACCCATCCTACCTTTATATT attCATAAACTGGCCCCCCCTCTGGAGGAGATTCCTGAGTCCTGTAGCACCCCCTTGAGGTCAGTCCTGCACAGCGCGCTACACAGGAACCCTGCCCGCAGAGGATCCGCTTCCGCGCTGCTGCAGCACCACGCCCTGAATCCCACAACCAATCAGACACGCTACACCAGCCTAGACTCTGCCTTGGGGGAGGGGACTCGCCCATTTCTCTCACAATTCAGCAATACTTCAGACACCACACAGG ACTCCTCCCTGAGCTCTGAAGACTCGAGTCCCGGCAAGAAGGGGGGCTCTCTGTACCTGGATCTGGGTGCCTTGGCTGGGTACTACCACTTAGTGAGGCCCCCCCCCAGCGCAGAATACAATTag